The following are encoded together in the Enterobacteriaceae endosymbiont of Plateumaris braccata genome:
- a CDS encoding basic amino acid/polyamine antiporter, with protein MDKKLDFKSLTALVISSMLGAGVFSLPQNMAAVASPAALIIGWIITGIGITFLAVSMLLLHKLKPDLDGGIFSYAKDGFGELIGFCSAWGYWLCAVIANVSYLVIVFSAISFFTDHSNHIIFGSGNTWISLLAASILLWAIHFLLLNGTQTAAIINIIATFGKLLPLIIFIILSILAFNFKKFNIDFTGIKSGIPIWEQVKHTMLITLWVFIGVEGAVILSSKAKNKKDISKATLLAVFIALCVYLLVTLLSLGIIDRIDLANMRNPSMAGLMTILIGNWGNIVIALGLIISVCGAYLSWAIMAAEVPFIASKHGIFPKCFSKQNFNKAPSFSLWFTSSSMQLCLILICLTKLNYNNLLILSSEMILIPYFLVGAYLLKISFYNKNILHIFIGMGSCIYGIWLLYASGLLHLLLSLILYAPGLIFLIIFKRYNPKFLFLNNKEKFILFFLLLGSIFSLFYLIK; from the coding sequence TTGGATAAAAAATTAGATTTTAAATCATTAACAGCATTAGTTATTAGTTCTATGTTAGGTGCCGGTGTTTTTAGTTTACCACAAAATATGGCAGCAGTTGCTAGTCCTGCTGCGCTAATTATAGGATGGATTATTACTGGTATAGGAATCACTTTTTTAGCTGTTTCAATGTTATTACTTCATAAATTAAAACCTGATCTTGATGGTGGAATTTTTTCATATGCTAAAGATGGATTTGGAGAGCTTATTGGATTTTGTTCTGCTTGGGGTTATTGGCTTTGTGCAGTTATAGCAAATGTTTCTTATTTGGTTATTGTTTTTTCTGCAATTAGTTTTTTTACTGATCATTCAAATCATATAATATTTGGTAGTGGTAATACATGGATATCTTTATTAGCAGCTTCTATTTTACTTTGGGCTATACATTTTTTATTATTAAATGGTACTCAAACTGCTGCAATTATTAATATAATTGCTACTTTTGGAAAATTACTTCCATTAATTATATTTATAATTTTATCTATATTAGCTTTTAATTTTAAAAAATTCAATATTGATTTTACTGGAATAAAATCTGGTATTCCAATATGGGAACAAGTAAAACATACAATGTTAATTACTTTATGGGTGTTTATTGGAGTAGAAGGAGCAGTTATTTTATCTTCTAAAGCTAAAAATAAAAAAGATATAAGCAAAGCTACATTATTAGCGGTTTTTATTGCTTTATGTGTATATTTATTAGTTACATTATTATCATTAGGAATTATTGATAGAATAGATCTAGCTAATATGAGAAATCCATCTATGGCAGGTTTAATGACGATACTAATCGGTAATTGGGGTAATATTGTTATAGCTTTAGGATTAATTATATCAGTTTGTGGAGCTTATTTAAGTTGGGCAATTATGGCAGCTGAAGTTCCCTTTATAGCTTCAAAACATGGAATATTTCCTAAATGTTTTTCTAAACAAAATTTTAATAAAGCACCTTCATTTTCACTTTGGTTTACAAGTAGTAGTATGCAATTATGTTTAATTTTGATCTGTTTAACAAAATTAAATTATAACAATTTATTGATTTTATCATCTGAAATGATATTAATTCCTTATTTTTTAGTTGGAGCTTATTTATTAAAAATATCTTTCTATAATAAAAATATATTACATATATTTATAGGGATGGGATCTTGTATATATGGTATATGGTTATTATATGCTTCAGGACTTTTACATTTATTATTATCATTAATTTTATATGCTCCAGGATTAATATTTTTAATAATTTTTAAAAGATATAATCCAAAATTTTTATTTTTAAATAATAAAGAAAAATTCATTTTATTTTTTTTATTATTAGGATCAATTTTTTCTTTATTTTATTTAATAAAGTAA
- a CDS encoding signal recognition particle protein: MFENLRNKLSRTLSKISNYGRLTEKNIKDTLDKIYNNLLEADVSFKVVNKIIHNLKKDAIGKKINDSFTPGQELIKLIKNNLIKIMGESNININLAVRPPAVILLAGLQGVGKTTSVVKLAYFLRKKYKKKIIVASTDIYRPAAMEQLKILSQQVKIDYYNSDKNISSEKIAQNALNYAKINFYDILIVDTSGRLHIDNDMMDELKNIHNHINPIETIFVVDSMTGQDAINSANIFNKILPLTGVFLTKADGDSRGGAALSIRYITGKPIKFIGTGEKIDKIEIFSSENIAIRILGMKEELSSIKDIENKINNIKNQQLIKKFRDEKQFSIVDFLNQIEQINKIGNNNITKLINTMNLQNTNYAINPISNFINTNNNIAKETQTIINSMTAIEKLNINIINYSRKKRISMGSGISIQKINVIFKQYSQFKLISKKMKNNYGIKKMFRNIKNFFPKKIF; this comes from the coding sequence ATGTTTGAAAATTTACGTAATAAATTATCAAGAACATTATCTAAAATAAGTAATTATGGTAGATTAACAGAAAAAAATATAAAAGATACACTAGATAAAATCTATAATAATTTATTAGAAGCAGATGTATCATTTAAAGTAGTTAATAAGATTATACATAACCTTAAAAAAGATGCTATTGGAAAAAAAATTAATGATAGTTTTACACCAGGGCAAGAACTAATTAAATTAATTAAAAATAATTTAATAAAAATCATGGGTGAATCTAATATTAATATTAACTTAGCTGTTCGACCACCAGCAGTAATTTTATTGGCAGGATTACAAGGTGTGGGTAAAACAACTAGTGTTGTTAAATTAGCATATTTTTTAAGAAAAAAATATAAAAAAAAAATAATAGTTGCATCTACTGATATTTATAGACCTGCAGCTATGGAACAATTAAAAATTTTATCTCAACAAGTTAAAATAGATTATTATAACTCTGATAAAAATATTTCTTCAGAAAAAATTGCTCAAAATGCACTAAATTATGCAAAAATTAATTTTTATGATATATTAATTGTAGATACGTCTGGAAGATTACATATAGATAATGATATGATGGATGAATTAAAAAATATTCATAATCATATTAATCCTATAGAAACTATATTTGTTGTAGACTCAATGACTGGACAAGATGCAATAAATAGTGCTAATATTTTTAATAAAATATTACCGTTAACAGGAGTGTTTTTAACAAAAGCAGATGGTGATTCAAGAGGAGGTGCTGCTTTATCAATTAGATATATAACTGGTAAACCAATAAAATTTATTGGTACGGGAGAAAAAATAGATAAAATAGAAATTTTTTCTTCTGAAAATATTGCTATTAGAATTTTAGGAATGAAAGAAGAATTATCTTCTATTAAAGATATTGAAAATAAAATTAATAATATAAAAAATCAACAATTAATAAAAAAATTTAGAGATGAAAAACAATTTAGTATTGTTGATTTTTTAAATCAAATAGAACAAATAAATAAAATAGGTAATAATAATATTACAAAATTAATAAATACAATGAATTTACAAAATACAAATTATGCAATTAATCCAATTTCTAATTTTATTAATACAAATAATAACATAGCTAAAGAAACACAAACTATTATTAATTCTATGACTGCTATAGAAAAATTGAATATCAATATTATTAATTATTCAAGAAAAAAAAGAATATCTATGGGATCTGGTATTTCTATACAAAAAATTAATGTTATTTTTAAACAATATAGTCAATTTAAATTAATATCTAAAAAAATGAAAAATAATTATGGAATAAAAAAGATGTTTCGTAACATAAAAAATTTTTTTCCTAAAAAAATTTTTTAA
- the nrdB gene encoding class Ia ribonucleoside-diphosphate reductase subunit beta, producing MSYTTFSYKKNNQLKEPMFLGQSVNIARYDQQKHNIFEKLIEKQLSFFWRPEEIDISCDRIHYQNLPKHEKHIFISNLKYQTLLDSIQGRSPNIALLPLISIPELETWVETWSFFETIHSRSYTYIIRNIVNEPSLVFDDIVTNENIILRSKDIVNYYDELIKMTNYWHLFGEGVHLINGSKIVVSLYELKKKLYLCLMNINILESIRFYVSFACSFAFAERELMEGNAKIIRFIARDEYLHLIGTQYILNVMRHGDEDIDMAKIAIECRSECYQLFLNAATQEQKWAEYLFSNGTIIGLNKKILCQYIKYITNVRMKNIGLLLPFKIKKNPIPWINSWLISDNVQMAPQEVEVSSYLVGQVDSTVNIKDFSNFKL from the coding sequence ATGAGTTATACTACTTTTTCTTATAAAAAAAATAATCAATTAAAAGAACCCATGTTTTTGGGACAATCTGTAAATATTGCTCGTTATGATCAACAAAAACATAATATTTTTGAAAAATTGATTGAAAAACAATTAAGTTTTTTCTGGAGACCTGAAGAGATAGATATATCGTGTGATCGTATTCATTATCAAAATTTACCTAAACATGAAAAACATATATTTATTAGTAATTTAAAATATCAAACTTTATTAGATTCTATTCAAGGGAGAAGTCCAAATATAGCATTATTACCATTAATTTCTATTCCTGAATTAGAAACTTGGGTTGAAACATGGTCTTTTTTTGAAACAATACATTCTCGTTCTTATACTTATATTATTAGAAATATTGTCAATGAACCTTCATTAGTTTTTGATGATATTGTTACAAATGAAAACATTATTTTAAGATCTAAAGATATTGTTAATTATTATGATGAACTTATTAAAATGACAAATTATTGGCATTTATTTGGAGAAGGTGTTCATTTAATTAATGGGTCAAAAATTGTTGTTAGTTTATATGAATTAAAAAAAAAACTTTATTTATGTTTAATGAATATTAATATACTAGAATCAATAAGATTTTATGTTAGTTTTGCATGTTCTTTTGCTTTTGCTGAAAGAGAACTAATGGAAGGTAACGCAAAAATTATTCGTTTTATAGCACGTGATGAATATTTACATTTGATAGGAACACAATATATATTGAACGTAATGCGTCATGGTGATGAAGATATAGATATGGCAAAAATTGCTATTGAATGTCGTTCTGAATGTTATCAATTATTTTTAAATGCTGCTACGCAAGAACAAAAATGGGCTGAATATTTATTTTCTAATGGTACTATAATAGGATTAAATAAAAAAATCTTATGTCAATATATTAAATATATTACTAATGTAAGAATGAAAAATATTGGATTACTTTTACCTTTTAAAATTAAAAAAAATCCAATACCTTGGATTAATTCCTGGTTAATTTCAGATAATGTACAAATGGCACCTCAAGAAGTAGAAGTAAGTTCTTATTTAGTTGGACAAGTTGATTCTACAGTAAATATTAAAGATTTTAGTAATTTCAAATTATAA
- the atpD gene encoding F0F1 ATP synthase subunit beta, protein MIFGKIIQIIGPVIDVSFPNDKIPKIYNALQIQNTNIILEVQQQLGDGIVRTLSMSSSEGLKRGLKVIDLNHGIKVPVGKYVLGRMLNVLGEPIDMKGEIPLSVERREIHQNPPLYTDISHSLEFLETGIKIIDLICPFSKGSKVGLFGGAGVGKTVNIMELIRNIAIEHSGYSVFVGVGERTREGNDFYLEMLGSQIIDKVSLIYGQMNEPPGNRLRVSLTGLTISEKLRDDGNNVLLFIDNIYRYTLAGSEVSALLGRIPSAVGYQPTLSEEIGTLQERITSTKNGSITSIQAIYVPADDLTDPSPATIFSHLDATIVLNRQIASLGIYPAIDPLNSTSNYLDPLIVGKDHYNIAQNVKSILQRYQELKDVIAILGIDELSDEDKLIISRARKIQKFLSQPFFVAEIFTGIKGKYVSLKDTIKGFKGIINGDFDHLPEQNFYMVGSIKEVINKSKK, encoded by the coding sequence ATGATATTTGGAAAAATTATTCAAATTATCGGTCCTGTAATTGATGTGAGTTTTCCTAATGATAAAATACCTAAAATATATAATGCTTTACAAATCCAAAATACCAATATTATATTAGAAGTACAACAACAATTAGGAGATGGAATAGTTCGTACATTATCAATGAGCTCATCAGAAGGATTAAAAAGAGGATTAAAAGTTATTGATTTAAATCATGGTATTAAAGTGCCTGTTGGTAAATATGTTTTAGGAAGAATGTTAAATGTTTTAGGAGAACCAATAGATATGAAAGGTGAAATACCTTTGTCTGTAGAAAGAAGAGAAATACATCAAAACCCACCTTTGTATACTGATATATCTCATTCATTAGAATTTTTAGAAACTGGTATAAAAATTATTGATTTAATTTGTCCTTTTTCTAAAGGAAGTAAAGTAGGTTTATTTGGTGGTGCTGGTGTGGGTAAAACAGTAAATATAATGGAATTAATTCGTAATATTGCAATTGAACATTCCGGATATTCTGTTTTTGTAGGAGTAGGTGAAAGAACTAGAGAAGGGAATGATTTTTATTTAGAAATGTTAGGATCTCAAATAATAGATAAAGTTTCTTTAATATATGGTCAAATGAATGAACCTCCAGGAAATAGATTAAGAGTTTCTTTAACAGGATTAACTATATCAGAAAAATTGAGAGATGATGGAAATAATGTATTATTATTTATTGATAATATTTATAGATATACTTTAGCTGGTAGTGAAGTATCTGCTTTGTTAGGAAGAATTCCATCTGCAGTAGGTTATCAACCTACTCTTTCAGAAGAAATAGGTACTTTACAAGAAAGAATTACATCTACTAAGAATGGTTCTATAACTTCTATACAAGCTATTTATGTTCCAGCAGATGATTTAACTGATCCATCTCCAGCTACAATATTTTCTCATTTAGATGCTACTATAGTTCTTAATAGACAGATTGCATCTTTAGGTATTTATCCAGCAATAGATCCACTAAATTCTACTAGTAATTACTTAGATCCATTGATTGTTGGAAAAGATCATTATAATATAGCACAAAATGTAAAATCTATATTACAACGTTATCAAGAATTAAAAGATGTAATTGCTATTTTAGGAATAGATGAATTATCTGATGAAGATAAGCTTATTATTTCTCGAGCTAGAAAAATTCAAAAATTTTTATCTCAACCATTTTTTGTAGCTGAAATATTTACAGGAATCAAAGGGAAATATGTTAGCTTAAAAGATACTATAAAAGGATTTAAAGGTATAATTAATGGCGATTTCGATCATTTACCAGAACAAAATTTTTATATGGTAGGTTCAATAAAAGAAGTAATAAATAAATCAAAAAAATAA
- the atpC gene encoding ATP synthase F1 subunit epsilon yields MHKEYFLNIISIEKKIFSNLVKKIKISVIEGYLSIHPGHIPLLTLIKPGVIYITKKKNNEYFYISGGILEIKKNQVNILADIVIKGTDLNENIILSNKSKIEKKIKNNIFNKNYLINIKELYKILAQLKTVQLTKKNNT; encoded by the coding sequence ATGCATAAAGAATATTTTTTAAATATAATTAGTATAGAAAAAAAAATATTTTCTAATTTAGTAAAAAAAATAAAAATATCAGTAATAGAAGGTTATTTAAGCATACATCCTGGTCATATACCTTTACTAACTTTAATAAAACCAGGAGTTATATATATAACAAAAAAAAAAAATAATGAATATTTTTATATATCTGGAGGAATATTAGAAATTAAAAAAAATCAAGTTAATATTTTGGCAGATATTGTTATAAAAGGTACTGATTTAAACGAAAATATAATTTTATCAAATAAATCTAAAATAGAAAAAAAAATTAAAAATAATATTTTTAATAAAAATTATTTAATAAATATAAAAGAATTATATAAAATTTTAGCTCAACTGAAAACAGTACAATTAACCAAAAAAAATAATACATAA
- a CDS encoding Nif3-like dinuclear metal center hexameric protein gives MNNIELEKIINKKLNSININDYVPNGLQIEGKSNITNIITGVSACQNLLNIAVIKKADAIIVHHGYFWKNESLIIKGLKRHRLKTLLSNDINLYSWHIPLDINNNLSNNIFLANLLNINFIKKINPFVFYGNFNPPLHIKDLINIIKYKLNRIPLHFGQNAPKIINNIAWCSGAGQKFFEEIVNFNIEVFLTGEVSEQTIHIATEYGINFISAGHHATEKGGIIMLSKWLQNNYDLKINFIDINNPV, from the coding sequence ATAAATAATATTGAATTAGAAAAAATTATTAACAAAAAATTAAATTCTATTAATATAAATGACTATGTTCCTAATGGATTACAAATAGAGGGTAAAAGTAATATTACAAATATTATTACAGGAGTTAGTGCATGCCAAAATTTATTAAATATAGCTGTTATTAAAAAAGCTGATGCAATTATAGTACATCATGGATATTTTTGGAAAAACGAATCATTAATTATTAAAGGATTAAAACGACATCGTTTAAAAACATTATTATCTAATGATATAAATTTATATAGTTGGCATATTCCATTAGATATTAATAATAATTTAAGTAATAATATTTTTTTAGCAAATTTATTAAATATTAATTTTATAAAAAAAATAAATCCTTTTGTTTTTTATGGTAATTTTAATCCTCCTTTACATATAAAAGATTTAATAAATATTATTAAATATAAATTAAATCGTATTCCTTTACATTTTGGACAAAATGCTCCCAAAATTATAAATAATATTGCTTGGTGTAGTGGAGCAGGACAAAAATTTTTTGAAGAAATAGTAAATTTTAATATTGAAGTTTTTCTTACAGGTGAAGTATCAGAACAAACTATACATATTGCTACAGAATATGGTATAAATTTTATATCAGCAGGACATCATGCTACTGAAAAAGGTGGTATAATTATGTTAAGTAAGTGGTTACAAAATAATTATGATTTAAAAATTAATTTTATTGACATAAATAATCCTGTTTAA
- the rimM gene encoding ribosome maturation factor RimM (Essential for efficient processing of 16S rRNA): MNIILGQFGSVYGIKGYIKLFSYTSNKQNIFIYKNLFIINNKSEIFPIIFKKWIFNNNCYIVKINNFNERNDLIKLVNNKIYILYNDLIKYKNIDEYYWNDIIGCKIININNYKNLGVVKDIISTGSNDVLIIESIIMSKDKKNIKKQLIPFIENQVIKNIDLIKNIIEVDWNFNIY, from the coding sequence ATGAATATAATTCTAGGTCAATTTGGTTCAGTATATGGTATAAAAGGATATATAAAATTATTTTCTTATACTTCTAATAAACAAAATATTTTTATTTATAAAAATTTATTTATTATTAATAATAAATCTGAAATATTTCCAATAATTTTTAAAAAATGGATATTTAATAATAACTGTTATATTGTTAAAATTAATAATTTTAATGAACGTAATGATTTAATTAAATTAGTAAATAATAAAATTTATATTTTATATAATGATTTAATCAAATATAAAAATATAGATGAATATTATTGGAATGATATAATTGGATGTAAAATTATTAATATAAATAATTATAAGAATTTAGGAGTAGTGAAAGATATTATATCAACAGGTTCTAATGATGTACTTATCATAGAATCTATTATTATGTCAAAAGATAAAAAAAATATTAAAAAACAATTAATTCCTTTTATTGAAAATCAAGTAATAAAAAATATTGATTTAATAAAAAATATTATTGAAGTTGATTGGAATTTTAATATTTATTAA
- the rpsP gene encoding 30S ribosomal protein S16 yields the protein MIKIRLSRHGVKKKPFYQIVVTNSKSPRDGRFIERIGYFNPFYSKKANNIKINKDKINFWLSKGAIISKRVNFLIKHNN from the coding sequence ATGATAAAAATTCGTTTATCTCGTCATGGAGTAAAAAAAAAGCCTTTTTATCAAATAGTTGTAACTAATAGCAAAAGTCCAAGAGATGGACGTTTTATTGAACGTATTGGTTATTTTAATCCATTTTATTCAAAAAAAGCTAATAATATAAAAATTAATAAAGATAAAATTAATTTTTGGTTATCTAAAGGAGCTATTATTTCCAAAAGAGTTAATTTTTTAATTAAACATAATAATTAA
- the nrdA gene encoding class 1a ribonucleoside-diphosphate reductase subunit alpha, giving the protein MNNNLFVTKRNGEIQSINLNKICIMLKRAAKGLKNISISKVESISYSQFYKNITTSNIHDIIIKTTADLISEKNPNYQFMAARLVIFHLRKKAYGQFKPPKLYYHVQFMIEQKKYDKFLLEVYTKKEFNIMDSFIDHNRDMKFSYAAVKQLEGKYLIKNRVTGKIYESAQFLYILISACLFAKYHNSKRMSYIKKFYNAISTFKISLPTPIMSGVRTPNKQFSSCILIECDDNINSINATTSAIIKYISHRAGIGINAGRIRAEGSPIRNGEAFHTGCIPFYKHFQTAIKSCSQGGVRGGAGTLFFPLWHLEITNLLVLKNNRGTEDNRVRHVDYAVQLNKLLYKRLIKGKIITLFSPSDVPDLYESFFSDQKKFKFLYKKYEQNIHIRKKKLAAINLFSLMMQERTSTGRIYIQNVDHCNTHSAFIPNIAPIRQSNLCLEITLPTKPLNDINDVNGEIGLCTLSAFNLGIINNLNELKTLSDLIVRALNCLLDYQEYLIPAAKNAALGRRSLGIGVINFAYYLAKNNVRYSDNSANNLTHKTFEAIQYYLLKASNNLAKEEGACPLFKDTTYSQGILPIDTYKKSIDNITNEPLHFNWEKLRNKIKKYGLRNSTLSALMPSETSSQISNATNGIEPPRGYISIKTSKNGVLKQVIPEYETLKEKYELLWNIPNNNGYLNLISLMQKFIDQSISSNINYDPKKFINGKIPMQQLLQDLLKAYQLGIKTLYYQNTRDGAKDRQSDLNFIESDVCHYGSCVI; this is encoded by the coding sequence ATGAATAATAATTTATTTGTAACAAAAAGAAATGGGGAAATTCAATCTATAAATCTAAATAAAATTTGTATAATGCTTAAAAGGGCTGCTAAAGGATTAAAAAACATATCTATATCAAAAGTAGAATCCATATCTTATTCACAATTTTATAAAAATATTACTACTTCTAATATTCATGATATAATTATAAAAACTACAGCAGATCTCATTTCAGAAAAAAATCCTAATTATCAATTTATGGCTGCAAGATTAGTAATTTTTCATTTAAGAAAAAAAGCTTATGGTCAATTTAAACCACCTAAATTATATTATCATGTTCAATTTATGATTGAACAAAAAAAATATGATAAATTTCTTTTAGAAGTTTATACAAAAAAAGAATTTAATATTATGGATAGTTTTATTGATCATAATCGAGATATGAAATTTTCTTATGCTGCTGTTAAACAATTAGAAGGAAAATATTTAATTAAAAATAGAGTCACAGGAAAAATTTATGAAAGTGCTCAATTCTTGTATATTTTAATATCTGCATGTTTGTTCGCTAAATATCATAATTCAAAAAGGATGTCTTATATAAAAAAATTTTATAATGCTATTTCTACATTTAAAATTTCCTTACCTACTCCTATTATGTCTGGTGTTCGTACTCCTAATAAACAATTTAGTTCATGTATTTTAATTGAATGTGATGATAATATTAATTCTATTAATGCTACAACTAGTGCCATTATTAAATATATTTCTCATAGAGCTGGAATTGGTATTAATGCAGGACGTATTCGTGCTGAAGGTAGTCCCATTAGAAATGGTGAAGCATTTCATACAGGATGTATTCCATTTTATAAACATTTCCAAACTGCAATAAAATCTTGTTCTCAAGGAGGAGTTAGAGGTGGTGCAGGAACACTATTTTTTCCATTATGGCATTTAGAAATTACTAATTTATTAGTATTAAAAAATAATAGAGGAACAGAAGATAATAGAGTTCGTCATGTAGATTATGCAGTACAATTAAATAAATTATTATATAAACGTTTAATTAAGGGTAAAATTATTACATTATTTAGTCCTTCAGATGTACCAGATTTATATGAATCTTTTTTTTCAGATCAAAAAAAATTTAAGTTTCTTTATAAAAAATATGAACAAAATATTCATATACGTAAAAAAAAGCTTGCTGCTATCAATTTATTTTCATTAATGATGCAAGAACGTACTTCTACAGGAAGAATATATATTCAAAATGTTGATCATTGCAATACACATTCTGCTTTTATACCTAATATAGCTCCAATTAGACAATCTAATTTATGTTTAGAAATTACTCTTCCAACAAAACCATTAAATGATATTAATGATGTTAATGGAGAAATTGGACTATGTACTTTATCAGCTTTTAATTTAGGAATAATTAATAATTTAAATGAATTAAAAACATTATCTGACTTAATAGTTAGAGCATTAAATTGTCTGTTAGATTATCAAGAATATTTGATTCCAGCAGCAAAAAATGCTGCTTTAGGAAGAAGATCTTTAGGTATAGGAGTAATTAATTTTGCTTATTATTTAGCAAAAAATAATGTTCGTTATTCTGATAATAGTGCAAATAATTTAACACATAAAACTTTTGAAGCTATTCAATATTACCTTTTAAAAGCTTCTAATAATTTAGCTAAAGAAGAAGGAGCTTGTCCTCTATTTAAAGATACTACTTATTCACAAGGAATTTTACCTATTGATACATATAAAAAATCAATTGATAATATCACAAATGAACCTTTACATTTTAATTGGGAAAAATTAAGAAATAAAATTAAAAAATATGGTTTACGTAATTCAACTCTATCTGCTTTAATGCCATCAGAAACTTCATCTCAAATATCTAATGCAACTAATGGTATTGAACCTCCTAGAGGATATATAAGTATAAAAACATCTAAAAATGGAGTTTTAAAACAGGTAATACCAGAATATGAAACATTAAAAGAAAAATATGAATTATTGTGGAATATTCCTAATAATAATGGATATTTAAATTTGATTAGTTTGATGCAAAAATTTATTGATCAATCAATTTCATCAAATATCAATTATGATCCTAAAAAATTTATTAATGGTAAAATACCAATGCAACAATTATTACAAGATTTATTAAAAGCTTATCAATTAGGTATAAAAACTTTATACTATCAAAATACTAGAGATGGTGCTAAAGATAGACAAAGTGATTTAAACTTCATAGAATCAGATGTCTGTCATTATGGATCTTGTGTGATTTAA
- the atpG gene encoding ATP synthase F1 subunit gamma produces the protein MNFIKEIKNKIEGIKNTKKITKAMEMVTVFKMRKSQKKMFASKFYLSLLNKLIKNIYFFQNNLHKQHQYLYNNNKIIKNIGYILITTDKGLCGNFNNNLLKLLLNDIKKWKEKSINIKSAVIGYKGLFFLKKNNIQILSQIINFKINDINISKIIDIIKYMLNLYKISHIDKLFIVYNKYVNTIIQTPKIFQLLPLSLNDTQGGNIEKNNYLYEPNFSTIINHVLNKYIQLQIYNFFLENLVGEYASRIIAMKIATDNADFFIKDLQLLYNKVRQSNITQELNEIITGASAMQ, from the coding sequence ATGAATTTTATAAAAGAAATAAAAAACAAAATAGAAGGAATAAAAAATACAAAAAAAATTACTAAAGCTATGGAAATGGTTACAGTATTTAAAATGCGTAAATCACAAAAAAAAATGTTTGCTAGTAAATTTTATTTATCTTTATTGAATAAATTAATAAAAAATATTTATTTTTTTCAAAATAATTTACATAAACAACATCAATATTTATATAATAATAATAAAATTATAAAAAATATAGGATATATTCTTATAACAACAGATAAAGGATTATGTGGAAATTTTAATAATAATTTGTTGAAATTATTATTAAATGATATAAAAAAATGGAAAGAAAAATCTATTAATATTAAATCAGCTGTTATAGGTTATAAAGGATTATTTTTTTTAAAAAAAAATAATATTCAAATATTATCACAAATAATAAATTTTAAAATAAATGATATTAACATATCAAAAATAATTGATATTATAAAATATATGTTAAATTTATATAAAATATCTCATATTGATAAATTATTTATAGTTTATAATAAATATGTAAATACTATAATACAAACTCCAAAAATATTTCAATTATTACCATTATCTTTAAATGACACACAGGGGGGAAATATAGAAAAAAATAATTATCTTTATGAACCAAATTTTTCTACAATTATAAATCATGTTTTAAATAAATATATTCAATTACAAATATATAATTTTTTTTTAGAAAATTTAGTTGGAGAATATGCATCTAGAATTATAGCTATGAAAATAGCTACTGATAATGCTGATTTTTTTATTAAAGATTTACAATTATTATATAATAAAGTTAGACAATCAAATATCACTCAAGAATTAAATGAAATTATTACTGGTGCATCAGCTATGCAATAA